A section of the Chryseobacterium ginsenosidimutans genome encodes:
- the dapA gene encoding 4-hydroxy-tetrahydrodipicolinate synthase gives MSILKGVGVALVTPFNEDLSVDFDSLTKLVEYNIENGTSYLVVLGTTAEAATLSDEEKKQVVDHIIKVNSKRLPLVLGIGGNNTLEVKKQIEETDLSAFEAVLSVSPYYNKPNQEGLYQHYKMLASTGKNIIIYNVPSRTGQNVEAETTLRLANEFPNLFLIKEAAPNILQYFDILRKKPEGFSLVSGDDEFTLPVTLAGGDGVISVIGQGYPKEFSTMVQLAFDGKVKEAYEIHNKLVEITRLIFAEGNPCGIKVILTEKGIIKNYLRLPLVPASEGLYEKIKAEMAKI, from the coding sequence ATGAGCATTTTAAAAGGAGTAGGTGTTGCGTTGGTAACACCCTTTAATGAAGATTTATCCGTTGATTTCGATAGTTTAACAAAACTTGTGGAATACAATATCGAAAACGGAACCAGTTATTTAGTTGTTTTGGGAACTACAGCAGAAGCTGCAACGCTTTCTGATGAGGAGAAGAAACAGGTGGTAGATCATATCATTAAGGTGAATAGTAAACGCTTGCCTTTGGTGTTGGGAATTGGGGGAAATAATACGCTTGAAGTTAAAAAACAAATTGAAGAAACTGATCTTTCGGCTTTTGAAGCAGTACTTTCGGTATCTCCATATTACAATAAACCTAATCAGGAAGGGCTTTATCAGCATTATAAAATGCTAGCTTCTACAGGAAAAAATATTATCATTTATAACGTTCCTTCAAGAACAGGGCAAAATGTTGAAGCAGAAACGACGTTACGTTTGGCAAATGAATTCCCGAATTTATTTTTAATTAAAGAAGCGGCACCAAATATTCTTCAGTATTTTGATATTTTGAGAAAAAAGCCTGAAGGCTTTTCATTGGTTTCCGGAGATGATGAATTTACACTTCCTGTTACGTTGGCCGGTGGAGACGGTGTAATTTCTGTGATCGGACAAGGTTATCCGAAAGAATTTTCTACAATGGTTCAGTTGGCTTTTGACGGAAAAGTGAAAGAAGCGTATGAAATTCACAATAAATTGGTTGAAATCACAAGATTGATTTTTGCGGAAGGAAATCCATGCGGAATTAAAGTGATTCTAACTGAAAAAGGAATTATTAAAAATTATTTAAGACTTCCTTTAGTTCCGGCTTCAGAAGGATTGTATGAAAAAATTAAAGCTGAAATGGCAAAAATTTAA
- a CDS encoding thioredoxin family protein, giving the protein MKKIISILCLFLFTFSFAQVKWMTIEEALKAQKENPKKILIDFYADWCGPCKIMDKKTYGHQVIADILNENYYPVKFNAEEKNSVEIFGRTFSNQNTEQKRGRNSLHEFTQYMNVGAVPSTVFLDEKGDPLTILQGELSAKELEPYLELISKNLFKKIKTREEWEDYQKKFKSKIKD; this is encoded by the coding sequence ATGAAAAAAATCATAAGCATACTCTGTCTGTTTCTATTCACTTTCAGCTTTGCCCAGGTAAAATGGATGACGATTGAAGAAGCATTGAAAGCTCAAAAAGAAAATCCTAAAAAAATCTTAATCGACTTTTATGCAGACTGGTGCGGTCCGTGCAAGATTATGGATAAAAAAACCTATGGACATCAGGTTATTGCTGATATTTTGAATGAAAATTATTATCCTGTAAAATTCAATGCAGAAGAAAAAAATTCCGTTGAAATCTTCGGAAGAACGTTTTCCAACCAAAATACAGAACAGAAAAGAGGAAGGAATTCACTACATGAATTTACACAGTATATGAATGTAGGAGCAGTTCCAAGTACTGTTTTTTTGGATGAAAAAGGCGATCCTTTAACAATTTTACAGGGAGAATTATCTGCCAAAGAGCTGGAACCTTATTTAGAACTTATTTCAAAAAATTTATTTAAAAAAATAAAGACAAGAGAAGAGTGGGAAGATTATCAGAAAAAATTTAAATCAAAAATAAAAGATTAA
- a CDS encoding helix-turn-helix domain-containing protein, whose translation MKMYVKFDFNALCKKVLDEKLKEQGLKYRLLNFGEVEFYEPFTEEQHKTFKKDLEDYGIEIIENHKTALVQKIKDAIIELVFSDEIIPVKASIYIAGKLNHSYGYLSNLFSEVTYTSIENFIIIQKIEYAKELIISKKQSLTEIAHRLNYSSVAHLSTQFKNTTGITPSQFQKIIMMRREIQHFDNQYRKVV comes from the coding sequence ATGAAAATGTATGTAAAATTTGATTTCAATGCGCTTTGTAAGAAAGTATTGGATGAAAAGCTTAAAGAGCAAGGCTTAAAGTACAGGCTACTAAACTTCGGAGAAGTGGAATTTTATGAACCTTTTACGGAAGAACAACATAAAACTTTTAAGAAAGACTTAGAAGACTACGGGATAGAAATTATAGAAAACCACAAAACGGCTTTAGTGCAAAAGATAAAAGATGCAATCATAGAATTGGTTTTTTCTGACGAAATTATTCCTGTAAAAGCTTCGATATATATTGCCGGAAAACTGAATCACAGCTACGGTTACCTGTCTAATCTTTTTTCTGAAGTTACTTATACTTCGATAGAAAATTTTATTATTATTCAAAAAATTGAATATGCAAAAGAACTGATTATCAGCAAAAAGCAGAGCCTTACAGAAATTGCGCACCGACTGAATTATTCCAGTGTGGCGCATTTGAGTACTCAATTTAAAAATACAACGGGAATTACACCTTCCCAATTCCAGAAAATTATCATGATGAGAAGAGAAATTCAGCATTTTGACAATCAATATCGCAAAGTAGTATGA
- a CDS encoding response regulator gives MNKEYLNVILTDHDEGSHIIFKSIFQDLKIKIKVQTFYNGEELMAYLNSNDAIVPEILFMNYDIPQKSSLECLVEIKSDFKFDHMVTAIYSDYLSADDEEEIFVKGANIFMKKPDNYKDMKKVLTEIITVNWQYHTSGLNKNNFIMKV, from the coding sequence ATGAATAAAGAATATCTCAATGTGATTTTGACAGATCATGATGAAGGCAGCCATATCATTTTTAAAAGTATATTTCAGGATTTGAAAATTAAAATCAAAGTTCAGACATTTTATAATGGTGAAGAACTTATGGCTTACCTGAACAGCAACGATGCAATCGTTCCGGAAATTTTGTTCATGAATTATGATATTCCCCAAAAAAGCAGTTTGGAATGTCTTGTTGAAATTAAATCAGATTTTAAGTTTGATCATATGGTCACTGCTATTTACTCAGATTATTTGTCGGCTGATGATGAAGAGGAAATTTTTGTAAAAGGAGCTAATATTTTTATGAAAAAGCCTGATAATTATAAAGATATGAAAAAAGTTTTGACAGAAATAATTACAGTTAATTGGCAATATCATACTTCGGGACTGAATAAAAATAATTTTATCATGAAAGTGTGA
- a CDS encoding 5'-nucleotidase C-terminal domain-containing protein, with translation MKNKFLLLGIALATLSACKTASPLQVSNVQTQKNISINNELKNDEEFVKIIEPYKQKLDKEMNQKISHTNVDLTKQGDNSNLGNLLADYTFDGADVWAKANLQKNIDAALINIGGIRTTIGKGDIMLKNVFEVMPFENEVIIVKMKGSDLQGLFDYYAKTQVNNPVSHLYIETNNGQLTKSLINGKEVNPTQEYYIATSDYLALGGDNMKFFAKGESISTGIKLRDLFIDYFKKNSEVSAGTDIRLNFIGKK, from the coding sequence ATGAAAAATAAATTCTTGTTACTGGGAATTGCTCTGGCTACACTTTCCGCTTGTAAGACGGCTTCTCCGCTGCAGGTGTCGAATGTGCAGACTCAGAAGAATATTTCTATTAATAATGAGCTAAAAAATGATGAGGAGTTTGTAAAAATTATTGAACCTTATAAGCAAAAATTGGATAAAGAGATGAATCAGAAGATCTCCCACACCAATGTAGACCTTACAAAACAGGGTGATAATAGTAATTTGGGCAATCTTTTAGCAGACTATACATTTGATGGAGCTGATGTTTGGGCTAAGGCAAATCTTCAGAAAAATATCGATGCCGCATTGATCAATATCGGAGGAATCCGTACAACAATTGGCAAAGGTGACATTATGTTAAAAAATGTTTTTGAAGTAATGCCTTTCGAAAATGAAGTGATTATTGTAAAAATGAAAGGTTCGGATTTACAGGGGCTTTTTGATTATTATGCAAAAACTCAGGTGAATAATCCTGTTTCTCATTTATACATTGAAACCAATAACGGACAATTAACCAAATCTTTAATCAACGGAAAAGAAGTAAATCCAACACAGGAGTACTACATCGCAACGTCTGATTATCTGGCTTTGGGCGGTGATAATATGAAATTCTTCGCAAAAGGAGAATCAATCTCAACAGGAATTAAATTAAGAGATCTTTTTATTGATTATTTTAAGAAAAATTCTGAAGTATCAGCAGGTACAGATATTCGTTTAAATTTTATCGGTAAGAAGTAA
- a CDS encoding GNAT family N-acetyltransferase gives MKFIKATESDIPMIQDLARRSWENAYAEILSNEQMEYMLTTMYSQEEIADHLKKSNYHYFLIKDEANDSFEGFIGYENGYEEKTTKLHRIYLVPESKGKGFGKGALEFLNKKVGESGDTRIILNVNKHNSARKFYESQGYTVYDEGVFDIGNNYVMDDFLMELLIHK, from the coding sequence ATGAAGTTTATAAAAGCTACAGAAAGTGATATCCCAATGATTCAGGATTTGGCAAGAAGATCTTGGGAAAATGCTTATGCAGAGATACTTTCCAACGAACAAATGGAGTACATGTTGACTACAATGTATTCTCAGGAAGAAATTGCCGATCATTTAAAAAAATCGAATTATCATTACTTTTTAATTAAAGATGAAGCTAATGATTCTTTTGAAGGTTTTATCGGATATGAAAATGGGTATGAAGAAAAAACAACAAAGCTTCATAGAATTTATCTTGTTCCGGAAAGTAAAGGAAAAGGCTTCGGAAAGGGAGCGTTGGAATTTTTAAATAAAAAAGTCGGAGAGAGTGGGGATACAAGAATTATTTTAAATGTAAATAAGCATAATTCTGCCAGAAAATTCTACGAATCGCAAGGCTATACCGTATATGATGAAGGTGTTTTTGATATTGGTAACAATTATGTAATGGATGATTTCCTTATGGAATTATTAATTCACAAATAA
- the recG gene encoding ATP-dependent DNA helicase RecG, translating into MTLETSIEYVKGIGPEKAKLIKSVLGISTVEDLLNFFPLRYLDKSKVHKISQLRDVTTDVQLKGKITSIQEIQTGKIKRLSAKFNDDTGAMDLVWFQYSKWLKEQLPINQEIYIFGKINVFNNQFSMPHPEIEIEEKKDTENRLKPIYPSSEKLTKRGLNQRFFQTVLRNICKEVPNLLHENFPDYLMKAFKFLSRQQTYLNVHFPKDMDYFEKANYRLKFEESFFFQLGYALKKLHHKSHSAGNPFPVVGDFFNDFYNNHLPFDLTGAQKKVLKEIRLDMKRPIQMNRLLQGDVGSGKTMVALLTMLIAKDNGFQSCLMAPTEILAQQHYNGIKDLLKDTEVNVRILTGSTKKSERRIIHEELENGELSILVGTHAILEDKVKFKNLGLAIIDEQHRFGVAQRAKLWVKNKIPPHILVMTATPIPRTLAMSFYSDLDVSVIDEMPVGRKPIITAHRREKDRAYVYNFCREEIQKGRQVYFVYPLIEESETLDYKNLMEGLENVMDNFTHYNVTMLHGKMKPDEKDAAMNYFASGKAEIMVATTVIEVGVNVPNASVMVIESAERFGLSQLHQLRGRVGRGAEQSYCILMTSDKLSSDSRTRIKTMVETNDGFKISEVDMQLRGPGDILGTQQSGVVDFKRLDLVNDSAIIKTTKNTVEKILEADPLLSRTDNLIIKNYYLRNYNGKNKWSKIS; encoded by the coding sequence ATGACTTTAGAAACCTCTATCGAATACGTCAAAGGAATCGGTCCTGAAAAAGCCAAACTCATCAAAAGTGTGTTGGGGATTTCTACTGTGGAAGATCTTCTGAATTTTTTTCCGCTTCGTTATCTCGACAAAAGCAAGGTTCATAAAATCTCTCAACTTCGAGATGTCACGACTGATGTACAGTTAAAAGGTAAAATCACAAGTATTCAGGAAATACAAACCGGAAAAATAAAACGTCTTTCCGCAAAATTCAATGATGATACAGGAGCGATGGATCTTGTTTGGTTCCAGTATTCGAAATGGCTAAAAGAGCAGCTTCCGATTAATCAGGAAATTTACATTTTCGGGAAGATCAATGTTTTTAATAATCAGTTTTCTATGCCGCATCCTGAAATAGAAATTGAAGAAAAAAAAGACACCGAAAATCGTTTAAAACCTATTTATCCGAGTTCGGAAAAATTAACCAAAAGAGGTTTAAACCAAAGATTTTTTCAAACTGTTTTAAGAAATATCTGCAAAGAAGTCCCAAATCTTCTCCATGAAAATTTTCCGGATTATCTGATGAAAGCCTTTAAATTTTTATCCAGACAGCAAACTTATCTTAATGTACATTTCCCTAAAGATATGGACTATTTTGAGAAGGCAAATTATCGTTTAAAATTTGAAGAATCTTTCTTTTTCCAGCTAGGTTATGCATTAAAAAAGCTTCATCATAAAAGTCATTCGGCAGGAAATCCTTTTCCCGTTGTTGGAGACTTTTTCAATGATTTCTATAACAATCATCTTCCATTTGATTTAACGGGTGCTCAAAAAAAAGTTTTAAAAGAAATTCGTCTGGATATGAAACGACCGATCCAGATGAACCGGCTTTTGCAGGGTGATGTAGGTTCAGGAAAAACGATGGTTGCCCTATTAACAATGCTTATAGCAAAGGATAACGGGTTTCAGAGCTGTCTGATGGCTCCGACGGAAATTCTTGCCCAACAGCATTACAACGGAATCAAAGATTTATTAAAAGATACTGAAGTCAATGTTCGGATTCTAACGGGTTCTACAAAAAAATCTGAACGCAGAATCATTCACGAAGAACTCGAAAATGGTGAACTTTCTATTTTGGTGGGAACTCATGCTATTTTGGAAGATAAAGTGAAGTTTAAGAATCTTGGTTTAGCAATAATTGATGAGCAGCATAGATTTGGCGTGGCACAAAGAGCTAAACTCTGGGTAAAAAATAAAATTCCGCCGCATATTTTGGTAATGACTGCCACTCCTATTCCGAGAACTTTAGCAATGAGCTTTTATTCTGATCTCGACGTTTCTGTGATCGACGAAATGCCGGTTGGAAGAAAACCAATCATTACGGCTCACAGAAGAGAAAAAGACAGAGCCTATGTGTATAATTTCTGCCGTGAAGAAATTCAGAAAGGCAGACAGGTTTATTTTGTTTATCCTTTAATTGAGGAATCTGAAACATTAGATTATAAAAATTTAATGGAAGGACTTGAAAATGTAATGGATAATTTTACACATTACAACGTTACCATGCTTCACGGAAAAATGAAACCCGATGAAAAAGATGCTGCAATGAATTATTTTGCGTCCGGAAAAGCAGAAATTATGGTAGCTACAACGGTAATTGAAGTTGGCGTAAATGTCCCCAATGCTTCGGTAATGGTAATCGAAAGTGCTGAAAGGTTCGGTTTGTCTCAGCTTCATCAGCTTCGTGGCCGTGTTGGTCGTGGTGCGGAACAGAGCTACTGTATTCTGATGACTTCCGACAAATTATCCAGCGACAGCCGAACCCGTATTAAAACAATGGTGGAAACGAATGACGGGTTTAAGATTTCAGAAGTCGATATGCAGCTTCGCGGTCCGGGAGATATTCTGGGAACGCAGCAAAGTGGTGTTGTAGATTTTAAAAGACTCGACCTTGTGAATGATTCAGCAATCATTAAAACAACAAAAAATACGGTAGAAAAGATCCTTGAAGCCGATCCTCTATTATCCAGAACAGATAATCTCATCATTAAAAATTATTATCTGAGAAACTATAACGGAAAAAACAAATGGAGTAAAATTTCATAA
- a CDS encoding peptide MFS transporter: MSLTLDEIQNFKGKYPRQIWSLFFSEMWERFCFYGMRGMLVYFMISQLNFHEKEANLQYGATQAFVYAFTFIGGLFADKILGFRKSLFWGGLLMIVGSLILASDPHKFFFLGIAFTVVGTGFFKPNISSMVGQLYKPNDERADAGFSLFYAGINLGALLGGYTCISIGKFGYIELGAWQLGKGLIPKDLQWNVAFGLAAFVMVISLINFIFTQKRLGTIGLQPGHPLNEVKSAPIPKWQEYGVYALSLIFVPIIMVMVAKTEYTDYFMAIVGPMTLIYLFYEMTKVTPAERKKLWAALVFIIFSIIFWGIYEQSGGSLSIFAAKNLNKDLLGLDPNGVNNSGGAFFIIFLAPIIGLLWIWLNKRKIEPNTIIKFGLGFIFLGLGYYILFATRLFANLQGITSLNFFTVALLVITLGELCLSPIGLSIMTKLSTKNLQGMMMGMWFLASAYGQYVAGIIGAGLATAKEGSTNYDALITYTDGYKQLGLYAVIAGVVLILISPFVKKLMQEVK, encoded by the coding sequence ATGAGCCTAACTTTAGATGAAATACAAAATTTCAAAGGAAAATACCCTAGACAAATCTGGAGTCTTTTTTTCTCTGAAATGTGGGAACGTTTTTGTTTCTACGGCATGCGCGGAATGTTGGTTTACTTTATGATCTCCCAGCTTAATTTCCACGAAAAAGAAGCCAATCTGCAATATGGTGCAACACAGGCATTCGTCTATGCCTTCACCTTTATTGGTGGTTTATTTGCAGATAAAATTTTAGGTTTCAGAAAATCTCTTTTCTGGGGTGGGCTTTTAATGATCGTCGGAAGTTTGATTCTGGCGTCAGATCCACATAAATTCTTTTTCTTAGGGATTGCATTTACCGTTGTAGGAACAGGATTCTTCAAGCCAAATATTTCATCAATGGTTGGCCAGCTCTATAAACCTAATGATGAAAGAGCTGATGCAGGTTTCTCATTATTCTATGCCGGAATAAACTTAGGTGCATTATTAGGCGGGTATACATGTATTTCAATTGGTAAGTTTGGATACATAGAATTAGGAGCATGGCAATTAGGAAAGGGGCTAATCCCTAAAGACCTTCAATGGAATGTCGCTTTCGGATTAGCTGCTTTTGTAATGGTAATAAGCTTAATTAATTTTATATTCACTCAAAAAAGGCTAGGAACTATTGGTTTACAGCCGGGACATCCTTTAAATGAAGTAAAATCTGCACCCATTCCAAAATGGCAGGAATACGGGGTATACGCTTTATCATTAATTTTCGTTCCGATCATCATGGTAATGGTGGCAAAAACTGAATATACTGATTATTTCATGGCAATAGTTGGTCCAATGACATTGATTTATCTGTTCTATGAAATGACAAAAGTAACGCCTGCAGAACGTAAAAAACTTTGGGCAGCACTGGTTTTTATAATATTTTCTATTATTTTCTGGGGAATTTATGAGCAAAGTGGAGGTTCATTAAGTATTTTCGCGGCAAAAAACTTAAATAAAGATCTTCTAGGTTTAGATCCAAACGGGGTTAATAATTCAGGAGGTGCATTTTTCATCATTTTCTTAGCTCCGATCATTGGTTTACTTTGGATTTGGCTAAACAAAAGAAAAATAGAACCCAATACCATTATCAAATTCGGTTTAGGATTTATTTTCCTTGGTTTGGGTTATTATATTTTATTTGCTACAAGGCTTTTTGCCAATCTTCAAGGTATAACTTCACTTAATTTCTTTACTGTTGCATTATTGGTTATCACTTTGGGCGAGCTTTGCCTCTCTCCTATCGGATTATCAATCATGACAAAACTTTCAACGAAAAACCTTCAGGGAATGATGATGGGAATGTGGTTTCTGGCTTCAGCTTACGGGCAGTACGTTGCAGGGATCATAGGAGCTGGTTTAGCTACCGCAAAAGAAGGCTCTACCAACTATGATGCTTTAATCACTTATACCGATGGATATAAACAATTGGGATTATATGCTGTAATTGCCGGAGTTGTATTAATTTTGATCTCTCCTTTCGTAAAAAAACTGATGCAGGAGGTAAAATAG